In Massilia sp. METH4, the genomic window GCAGGCGCCCAATGGCGGGCTGCCCGAGCGCGAGCTGTTTGCGCGCGACTATGAAATCCAGAGCAAGATCGAGCGGGGTGCCTTCAGCTGGGCCAACCGCCACTACTGGATCAACGACCGTGAAAATCCGTACGAGCAGGTAAAACCGTTCCGCTGGCACCGCACCAATGTGCTGGGCGGGCGCTCGCTGACCTGGGGCCGGCAGTCCTACCGCTGGGGCAACGACGACTTTCTCGCCAATGCCCGCGATGGCCACGGCAACGACTGGCCGATCCGCTACGCCGACCTGGCGCCGTGGTATAGCCACGTCGAAAAATTCATCGGCGTGAGCGGCCAGCCCGAAGGCCTGGAGCATTTTCCCGACGGCGAGTACCTGCCGCCAATGGAGATGACGGCGCTGGAGCGCGCGCTGAAGGAACGCATCGAGGCGAAGTGGCGGGACCGCCGCGTGACGATCGGGCGCGTGGCCAATCTGACCGTGGAGCACAATGGCCGCGGCGCTTGCCAGAACCGCAATATCTGCAACCGCGGCTGCTCGTTCGGCGCCTATTTCAGCTCGCTCAGCTCGACCCTGCCGGCGGCACAGAAGACCGGGCGGCTGACGATCCGCACCGACAGCGTGGTGGAATCGATCGAGGTCGATCCGAAGACGAAGCGGGCCACCGGCGTGCGCGTGATCGACGCGAAGAGCGGCCAGCGGCTCACGTTCAAGGCGCGCGTCATCTTCCTGTGCGCCTCCACCTACGGCACCTTGCAGGTGCTGCTGCAATCGCGCAGCGCCACTCACCCGAACGGCATCGGCAACCACAGCGACAAGCTGGGGCGCTACCTGGTCGACCACCACGGCGTGGCCGCGTTCGGGGAGATCAAGGGTTTCGAGGACCGCAACTACAAGGGGCGCCGCGCCACCGGCATCCTGATCCCGCGCTTTCGCAACGTGGGCAGGCAGGACGAGGACGCCGACTTCACGCGCGGCTACGGCTTCCAGGGCGGCGCCATGCGCGACGACTGGACCAACACGGCGGCGCTCACCGACGACTTCGGCGCCGGCATGAAGCACAACATCGCGCGGCCTGGCAAGTGGGTGGCCTTCCTGGGCGCGTTCGGCGAACAGCTGCCGCAGGCGCACAACCGCGTCACGCTCAACGACAGGAAGCCCGGCAACCATGGCTTGCCGCAGCTGAGCTTCGACGTGGCCTACGGCGAGAACGAGAGAAAAATGGCCGTCGACGCCGGCAGGCAGGCCGAGCAGATGCTGAAGGCGGCCGGCGCCGAGCGCGTGCAGCTGATCCCCGTGCGGACCATGCCCGGCGTATCCATCCACGAGATGGGCGGCGCGCGCATGGGGCACGACCCGGCCGAGTCGGTGCTCAATGCGCACAACCAGGTGCATGGGGTGGACAACCTGTTCGTCACCGATGGCGCGGCCATGGCGTCGGCGGGCACCGTCAATCCCTCGCTCACCTACATGGCGTTGACGGTGCGCGCGGTCGACTACGCGGTGGCCCAGATCAAGGCTGGCCGGATCTGATGCCCGCGAAGCGGGGGCGCGCACCCGCTTTGTTTTGCTTCGAATATAACGGTAATTCTAATTCTTGAAAGGGCAAGGCATGACGACCCCCAAACTGCGCTGGGCTTATATGGATCACTGGCGCATCGATACGCCGCAGGGCCAGCTGTCGCAATACACGTCCGTGAAGCGCTTCGACGCCTTCCTGAAGCAGATCTCGGCGCTGGGCTTCGAGGCCATCGAAACCTTCGACTTCCACCTCGGTCCGCTGCGCGAGCTGTTCGGCTCGCTGGAAAACGCCCGCGCCTTCATGCAGGAGCGCGGCATCGACCGCGTGCTGAGCCTGTTCCACGCGGTGATGTACGACGAGCGGCAGAGCGCGCCGCACGTGCGGGCCACGCATGACCACATCTTCAACTACGCGCAGCACATCATGCGCTCTTCCGCCGGCCTGGGGGTGCAGAACTTCATCGTCATGCCGGCCGGCCTGTACTACGACGTGGAACCGGTCACCGACGACAAGCTGCGCGCCTGCGCCGAATTGTGGAACCGCGTCGGCAAGATGACGCTGGACCATGGCGTGAAGACGTGCTGCCACCATGAATTCTTCTGCGGCATCCGCTCCGCCGAACAGCTGCGCAAGTTCTACGAGTGGACCGATCCGCGCTACGTGTTCCTGTGCCTGGACACGGCGCAGCACGTGATCGCCGGCGTCGATCCCGTCGACCTGTACCTGGAGCTGCACGAGCGCTGCGCCGCGTTCCACATGAAGGACACGAAGCACGTCGACCTGGTGGGCGACTACCGCCGCAAGCCCGATGCCGAGGTGATGGCGACGACCACGCCGCGCTGGTTCCACGAGATGGGCACGCCCGGCGGCCTGGTGGACTTCCCGGCGCTGATGGCGGCGATGAAGGAGTGCGGCTTTGAAGGCTGGGTCGGCGTCGAGCACGACAAGGCCGACGTGGGCGGCGGCAACTACCCGGAAAGCACGGCGCTGGCGGCATGGTACATCCAGCACGTGCTGAAGAAAATCTACGCGTGAGGCAGGTAATGAACGGACAGATCAAATGGGCGTACGGCGTCAACCAGTGGAAGGCCGGCTTCACCAGCTTCGCGCGGCTCGAGGAAATCGAACGGGCGCTGAAGGTGACCGCCGCCTGCGGCTTCGACGCGGTCGAGCTGAACGCGGGCAGCGGCCGCTGGGACCCGATCGGGCGCCCGGAGAACATCGCGATCAACTTCGGATCGGCGGCGCATTTCCGCCTGAAGCTGGCCGAGCTCGGCATCCACCGCGTGTCCAGCACCTTCTTCGATCCGACGGTGATGAGTTTCGAGGAACTGCATTTCGGCCTGATGAGCACCCAGCCGGCGGACCGCGACCGGATCGTCGCCCAGGCGCGCATTCATGCCGGGATGCTGGCGGAAGTGGGCGGCGACGTGCTCGTGGTGCGGCCGTTCCCGTCGTTCTGGAAGGAGGGCGCGCTCGACGAAACCCGCATGGCCGCCGCCGCGGCCTGCTGGAACGCCGTCGGCGCCATGGCCGCCTCGCTGGGCCTGAAGACGGCGCTGCATGTCGATGCGCTGTCGGCACTGCGCACGGCCGACGAACTGGATCGCCTGCTGCAACTGTGCGACAGCGACAACGTGGGCCTGGCCATCGACACGGCGGAACTGACCATCGCCGGCCATGACGTGGTGGCGCTGTACCGCCGCTTCCACGAACGCGTGCTGCACTTCCACTTCAAGGATGCGCTGGCCGTCGACACGCTGGGCGAGTACCGCCTGCCGAACGCCGAACGGGCCATGATCGCGGCGGGTGGGGAGCGCGAGGTGCAGCGCTGGTTCGGCGAGATGGGGAGCGGGCTGGTGGACTTCCCGGCGCTGCTGGCGGCAATGCGCGAACTGGGCTACGCGGGCTGGATCGTCGTCGAAAGCGACAAGGGGCCCGAGCCGATCGCGAGCGGCATGATGCTCAACGCCTGGTACCGGCGCCATGTGCTGGAGCGGGCCGGCGACCTTTCGCTGCGCTGATCGGGAGGCGCCATGAACCTCCACGAGACGGGCGCCGAGGAAGGCGCCAGGCAAGGTGCCAAGGAAGGGGCCAGGCATGGCGGGGCGGCGCCTGCGCGTACCGCCGGCCGCGCGCAAGGCATCGCGCTGATGGCGATCCTGGCCATGCCCACGCTGGCGCTGGCCGCGCTGGTCCCGGGCCTGCCGCAACTGTTCCAGCAGTTTTCCGCGGTGCCGAACTTCCAGCTGCTGGTGCCGATGATCATCACGGTGCCGTCGCTGTGCGTGGCGCTGTTTTCCGGGTTCATGGGTGCCATCGCCGACCGCTGGGGGCGGCGCCGGCTGCTGCTGGCGGCGCTGTTCGCCTTCGCCCTGCTGGGGCTCGCGCCGCTGATGTTCGACAGCCTGCTGCTCATCGTCGCCAGCCGCGTCGTCGTCGGGCTGGCCGAGGCGGCCATCCTCACGGTGGGCAATGCGCTGATGGGCGATTATTTCGAAGGCGAGGAGCGGCAGAAGTGGCTGGGCTACCAGAACATGTTCGCGCCGCTCATCGGCTCGGCCATCCTGCTCTCCGGCGGTTTCCTGGCCGGCGTGCACTGGCGCTATCCGTTCCTGCTGTACCTCTCCGGCTTCGCCGTGCTGGCGCTGGTCTTCTTCGTCTGCCATGAGCCGCGCAGGGGCGCCGCCGAAGCGGAGCGGCCCGCGGCCACGCCATTCCCCTGGCGCGTGTCGCTGCTCGTGTGCGGCGTGACGATCCTGTTCGCGCTGGTGTTCTTCGTGCAGGCCGTGCAGCACGGCCGCATCTTCGCCGACATGGGCGTGGCGTCGCCGGAGCGCATCAGCGTGCTGGCCACGGTGGCCAGCCTGGGCACCGTGCTGGGCGGCTACCTGTTCAAGCGCTTCGGCGGCCTGTCGGTGACGACGTGGATGGCCATCGTGCTGGCCTTCTATGGCGTCAGCTACGTCGGCGTGGCGTGGGCGCCCGATCTCGTCGTCGGCCTGCCGCTCGACGCGCTGGGCCAGGTCGGCGGCGGGCTGATGCTGCCGGTGCTCGTCACCTGGGCCTTGCAGCACTACGGCTTCGAACACCGCGGCCGCGGCATGGGCCTGTGGGGCGGCTCGTTCTTCCTGGGCCAGTTCCTCAGCCCGCCGTTGCTGACCCTGATCGGCAGCTTCGGTTTCACTTTCCTCGGCAGCGTGGCCGTGGTGGGCGCAGCCTGCGCCGCCGCCGCGCTCGTGCTGCTCGTCACTCACCTGAAAGAGACATGACATGCAATTCGCAGCCTGTATCGAATGGATGTTTGCGGACGCCGGCGCGGACCTGCCGGCGCGCATCCACGCCGCCGCCGCGGCCGGCCTCAAATCCGTGGAATTCCACCTGTGGCGCGACAAGCCGCTCGATGCCATCGAGGCGGCGCTGCGCCAGACCGGCGTGCGCCTGCGCAGCTTCTGCGTCGACCCGCGCCGCAGCCTGGCCGACCCCGCAGACCATGACGCCGTGCTGGCGGCGGTGGCCGATGCGATCCCGGTCGCACGGCGCTTCCAGGGCGCGGCGATGATCCTCGCTTCGGGCTTCACGCGCCCCGGCGTGCCGGACCAGGAGCAGTTCGACGCGGTGGTCGCGGTGCTCAGGCGCGCGGCGGCGCTGGCCGAAGCGTCGGGTACCACGCTGTGGCTCGAGCCGGTGTACATGATCGTTGGCGGCCAGCGCATGTTCGTCGACACGATCGGGCGCGGGCTCGATATCGTGGCCGCCGTCGACAGTCCCGCACTGCGCCTTCTGGCGGACGTGTTCCATGCCGCGCAAACGGGCGAGGCGTTCGGCCCGGCCGTGCGCGGCCGCATGGCGCTGGTGGGGCATGTGCAGGTGGCCGACACGGGCGGGCGGCACGAACCGGGCACGGGCGATATCGACTGGGGGCACGTGATGGCCGCGCTGCGCGACGGGAAGTATGCCGGGGAGATCGGGCTGGAGTACTTCCCCACCTTGCCGGACGTTGCATCGCTGGCAGCCGCGCGCCGGGCGCTGGGCCTGGCCGACTGACGGCCAGGCCATGCCGCCCACCAGTGCCCATGCCCGTGCGCCCAAGCAGGGCCGGAGCCGCGAATCCTTCGAACGCATCATCGCCGCCACCCTGGACCTGCTGGGCGAACGCGCTTATGACCAGATCACGCTGGCCGAAATCTGCCGGCGCGCCGGCGTATCCACCGGGTCGCTGTACGGCCGGGTCGATGGCAAGGACGAGCTGCTGCGCGTGGTGCAGGTGCGCTTCCTCGCCGGTCTTGCCGGGCAGTTCACCCGCGAGGCGGACCGCATCGCCGCCGAGGCGCGCGGGCTGGAGCAGGTCGTGCCGGCCGTCGTCCGCGGCCTCGGCGCCCTGCTGAAGGACAATGCCAGCCTGCTGCGCGCGTTCATGCTGCGGGGCACCAGCGACCCGGTCATCGGCGCCGCGGGCAAGAAGTCGGCACTGGAGACGTTTGCGAAGTTCATCGCACTGCTCCAGACGTGCCGCGGCGAGATCCGCCATCCGCACCCCGACCGGGCCATCGAGACCGGCATACAGCTCATCTACGCCACGCAGGCGCGCTTCCTGGGGCTGGACAGCATCGGCCGGCTGGACGAGGCGGGCAGCTGGAGCCAGTTCCTGGACGACCTGTCGGACATGCTGCTGGCCTTCCTGCTGTTCAGGCCCGGCCGATAAACAGTCGAAAAACGGTCGAGGCGCGGCCAACGTGCAGCCACGGGGCGCTATCGAAGACCTGGATAGGTGCTATCCATACA contains:
- a CDS encoding GMC family oxidoreductase; this translates as MKKDMSKGAQFDAIVIGSGITGGWAAKELTEKGLKVLVLERGAKVEHQTGYIHEFTPPWQAPNGGLPERELFARDYEIQSKIERGAFSWANRHYWINDRENPYEQVKPFRWHRTNVLGGRSLTWGRQSYRWGNDDFLANARDGHGNDWPIRYADLAPWYSHVEKFIGVSGQPEGLEHFPDGEYLPPMEMTALERALKERIEAKWRDRRVTIGRVANLTVEHNGRGACQNRNICNRGCSFGAYFSSLSSTLPAAQKTGRLTIRTDSVVESIEVDPKTKRATGVRVIDAKSGQRLTFKARVIFLCASTYGTLQVLLQSRSATHPNGIGNHSDKLGRYLVDHHGVAAFGEIKGFEDRNYKGRRATGILIPRFRNVGRQDEDADFTRGYGFQGGAMRDDWTNTAALTDDFGAGMKHNIARPGKWVAFLGAFGEQLPQAHNRVTLNDRKPGNHGLPQLSFDVAYGENERKMAVDAGRQAEQMLKAAGAERVQLIPVRTMPGVSIHEMGGARMGHDPAESVLNAHNQVHGVDNLFVTDGAAMASAGTVNPSLTYMALTVRAVDYAVAQIKAGRI
- a CDS encoding sugar phosphate isomerase/epimerase family protein, with product MTTPKLRWAYMDHWRIDTPQGQLSQYTSVKRFDAFLKQISALGFEAIETFDFHLGPLRELFGSLENARAFMQERGIDRVLSLFHAVMYDERQSAPHVRATHDHIFNYAQHIMRSSAGLGVQNFIVMPAGLYYDVEPVTDDKLRACAELWNRVGKMTLDHGVKTCCHHEFFCGIRSAEQLRKFYEWTDPRYVFLCLDTAQHVIAGVDPVDLYLELHERCAAFHMKDTKHVDLVGDYRRKPDAEVMATTTPRWFHEMGTPGGLVDFPALMAAMKECGFEGWVGVEHDKADVGGGNYPESTALAAWYIQHVLKKIYA
- a CDS encoding sugar phosphate isomerase/epimerase family protein, which gives rise to MNGQIKWAYGVNQWKAGFTSFARLEEIERALKVTAACGFDAVELNAGSGRWDPIGRPENIAINFGSAAHFRLKLAELGIHRVSSTFFDPTVMSFEELHFGLMSTQPADRDRIVAQARIHAGMLAEVGGDVLVVRPFPSFWKEGALDETRMAAAAACWNAVGAMAASLGLKTALHVDALSALRTADELDRLLQLCDSDNVGLAIDTAELTIAGHDVVALYRRFHERVLHFHFKDALAVDTLGEYRLPNAERAMIAAGGEREVQRWFGEMGSGLVDFPALLAAMRELGYAGWIVVESDKGPEPIASGMMLNAWYRRHVLERAGDLSLR
- a CDS encoding MFS transporter — translated: MNLHETGAEEGARQGAKEGARHGGAAPARTAGRAQGIALMAILAMPTLALAALVPGLPQLFQQFSAVPNFQLLVPMIITVPSLCVALFSGFMGAIADRWGRRRLLLAALFAFALLGLAPLMFDSLLLIVASRVVVGLAEAAILTVGNALMGDYFEGEERQKWLGYQNMFAPLIGSAILLSGGFLAGVHWRYPFLLYLSGFAVLALVFFVCHEPRRGAAEAERPAATPFPWRVSLLVCGVTILFALVFFVQAVQHGRIFADMGVASPERISVLATVASLGTVLGGYLFKRFGGLSVTTWMAIVLAFYGVSYVGVAWAPDLVVGLPLDALGQVGGGLMLPVLVTWALQHYGFEHRGRGMGLWGGSFFLGQFLSPPLLTLIGSFGFTFLGSVAVVGAACAAAALVLLVTHLKET
- a CDS encoding TIM barrel protein — encoded protein: MQFAACIEWMFADAGADLPARIHAAAAAGLKSVEFHLWRDKPLDAIEAALRQTGVRLRSFCVDPRRSLADPADHDAVLAAVADAIPVARRFQGAAMILASGFTRPGVPDQEQFDAVVAVLRRAAALAEASGTTLWLEPVYMIVGGQRMFVDTIGRGLDIVAAVDSPALRLLADVFHAAQTGEAFGPAVRGRMALVGHVQVADTGGRHEPGTGDIDWGHVMAALRDGKYAGEIGLEYFPTLPDVASLAAARRALGLAD
- a CDS encoding TetR/AcrR family transcriptional regulator gives rise to the protein MPPTSAHARAPKQGRSRESFERIIAATLDLLGERAYDQITLAEICRRAGVSTGSLYGRVDGKDELLRVVQVRFLAGLAGQFTREADRIAAEARGLEQVVPAVVRGLGALLKDNASLLRAFMLRGTSDPVIGAAGKKSALETFAKFIALLQTCRGEIRHPHPDRAIETGIQLIYATQARFLGLDSIGRLDEAGSWSQFLDDLSDMLLAFLLFRPGR